From one Synechocystis sp. PCC 6803 substr. PCC-P genomic stretch:
- a CDS encoding carbonic anhydrase: MAEVSLISQTNCPAVLDPPPQVFNDTMEGWNSINGDRMQRLIEGLQKFREGYFSSHRDLFEQLSHGQHPRILFICCSDSRVDPNLITQSEVGDLFVIRNAGNIIPPYGAANGGEGAAMEYALVALEINQIIVCGHSHCGAMKGLLKLNSLQEKLPLVYDWLKHTEATRRLVLDNYSHLEGEDLIEVAVAENILTQLKNLQTYPAIHSRLHRGDLSLHGWIYRIEEGEVLAYDGVLHDFVAPQSRINALEPEDEYALHPNSPLISYDAFKVPGKERPGREKATESPAPQLSPLPGFGHLPREQAERIYRGSR; encoded by the coding sequence ATGGCCGAAGTTTCATTGATATCCCAGACAAATTGCCCCGCTGTCCTAGACCCCCCGCCGCAAGTCTTCAATGATACAATGGAAGGCTGGAATTCCATCAACGGCGATCGTATGCAAAGACTCATCGAGGGACTACAAAAATTTCGAGAAGGTTATTTCTCTTCCCACCGTGACCTCTTTGAGCAACTTTCTCACGGCCAACATCCCCGCATTCTCTTCATCTGTTGTTCCGATTCCCGGGTGGACCCCAATTTAATCACCCAATCGGAAGTGGGCGACCTGTTTGTTATTCGCAACGCTGGCAATATTATTCCCCCCTATGGAGCAGCCAACGGTGGGGAAGGGGCAGCCATGGAATATGCCCTAGTGGCGCTGGAAATTAATCAGATCATCGTCTGTGGCCATTCCCACTGCGGAGCCATGAAAGGTCTGCTCAAACTCAACTCTCTCCAGGAAAAACTTCCTCTGGTGTACGATTGGCTCAAACATACGGAAGCCACCCGCCGTCTAGTTCTAGACAATTACAGCCATCTGGAAGGGGAAGATTTGATTGAAGTTGCTGTGGCAGAAAATATTCTCACCCAACTCAAAAACCTCCAGACCTATCCCGCCATCCATTCCCGGTTACATCGGGGAGACCTTTCCCTCCACGGCTGGATTTATCGCATTGAAGAGGGTGAAGTACTGGCCTACGACGGTGTACTCCATGATTTTGTCGCCCCCCAAAGTCGCATCAATGCCCTGGAGCCGGAGGATGAGTACGCTCTCCATCCCAACTCACCCCTGATTTCCTACGATGCGTTTAAGGTTCCCGGCAAGGAACGTCCTGGTCGTGAGAAAGCAACAGAATCCCCAGCTCCCCAACTGTCTCCTTTACCTGGTTTTGGCCATTTGCCCAGGGAACAGGCGGAGCGCATTTATCGAGGCTCCCGTTAG
- a CDS encoding glucose-6-phosphate isomerase, with protein sequence MNNQQLWQRYQDWLYYHGGLDFYLDVSRMGFSDALVEDLQPKFAKAFQDMVALEKGAIANPDEQRMVGHYWLRNPALAPNDGIRAEITEPLRQIKAFVADVHQGNIKPPTAPKFTDLLAIGIGGSALGPQFVAQALAPNFPPLAIHFIDNSDPDGIDRVLNCLKAQDKLKSTLVVTTSKSGGTPEPRNGLAETKAVFEAQGLHFADYAVAVTMPGSKLSQQAQTEQWLQAFPMQDWVGGRTSELSAVGLLPAALQGIDIQAMLDGAKTMDEATRVRELRQNPAALLALAWYYAGDGQGKKDMVILPYKDRLLLFSRYLQQLVMESLGKERDLDGNVVHQGIAVYGNKGSTDQHAYVQQLRDGVPNFFATFIEVLHDRQGPSLELEPGVTSGDYLSGFLQGTRQALFENQRDSITVTIPEVDATSVGALIALYERAVSFYGSLVNVNAYHQPGVEAGKKAAASILELQKAILSTLQNESGPIALEALATKVQAPEQVETVYKIVRHLAANDRGVTLQGDRQFPQRLQIQWRS encoded by the coding sequence ATGAATAACCAACAACTTTGGCAACGTTATCAAGATTGGCTTTATTACCATGGTGGCCTCGATTTTTACCTGGATGTGAGCCGCATGGGATTTAGTGATGCTTTGGTAGAAGATTTGCAACCCAAGTTTGCCAAAGCTTTTCAAGATATGGTGGCGCTGGAAAAAGGGGCGATCGCCAACCCAGACGAACAACGCATGGTGGGGCATTACTGGCTACGCAATCCGGCCCTGGCCCCCAATGATGGGATCCGGGCTGAAATCACTGAACCATTACGGCAAATCAAAGCCTTTGTCGCTGACGTACACCAAGGGAACATAAAACCCCCCACAGCCCCTAAATTTACCGACCTGCTGGCGATCGGCATTGGTGGTTCGGCTCTAGGCCCCCAATTTGTGGCCCAGGCCTTGGCCCCCAATTTCCCTCCCTTGGCGATTCACTTCATCGATAACTCTGACCCCGACGGCATTGACCGGGTGCTGAACTGCTTAAAAGCCCAAGACAAACTAAAAAGTACGCTAGTGGTGACCACTAGTAAATCCGGCGGCACCCCCGAACCCCGCAATGGTCTGGCGGAAACGAAGGCAGTATTTGAAGCCCAGGGCCTTCATTTTGCCGATTATGCGGTGGCGGTGACCATGCCCGGCAGTAAACTTTCCCAGCAGGCCCAGACGGAACAATGGTTACAAGCTTTTCCCATGCAGGATTGGGTGGGTGGGAGAACCTCTGAGTTATCGGCGGTGGGACTATTACCGGCCGCTCTCCAGGGCATTGACATTCAGGCCATGCTCGACGGGGCTAAAACCATGGATGAAGCCACTAGGGTGAGGGAATTAAGACAAAATCCAGCGGCTCTATTGGCGTTAGCTTGGTATTATGCCGGGGATGGCCAAGGGAAAAAAGACATGGTGATTCTCCCCTATAAAGATAGGCTGTTGTTATTTAGTCGCTATTTGCAACAGTTGGTTATGGAATCCCTCGGTAAAGAGCGGGATTTGGATGGCAATGTGGTCCACCAGGGCATTGCAGTCTATGGCAATAAGGGTTCTACGGATCAACATGCCTACGTCCAGCAGTTGCGGGATGGGGTGCCCAACTTTTTTGCCACTTTCATTGAGGTATTGCACGATCGCCAAGGGCCATCCCTAGAGTTAGAGCCGGGGGTCACCAGTGGGGATTATTTATCGGGATTTTTGCAGGGCACCAGGCAAGCGCTATTTGAAAATCAACGGGACTCCATCACTGTCACCATTCCCGAGGTGGACGCTACCAGCGTTGGGGCTTTGATTGCCCTATATGAAAGAGCAGTGAGTTTTTATGGTTCCTTGGTGAACGTCAACGCCTACCATCAACCGGGGGTAGAAGCGGGGAAAAAGGCCGCCGCCTCGATTTTGGAACTACAGAAGGCGATTCTCTCTACCCTACAAAATGAATCCGGGCCCATTGCCCTAGAAGCGTTGGCCACCAAAGTGCAAGCACCAGAACAGGTGGAAACGGTGTATAAAATAGTCCGCCATTTAGCCGCCAATGACCGGGGCGTGACCCTCCAGGGCGATCGCCAATTTCCCCAACGGCTGCAAATCCAGTGGCGGAGTTAA
- the cysE gene encoding serine O-acetyltransferase, with product MLNSLIADFRIIFERDPAARNWLEVLFCYPGLQALLIHRFSHRLYTLGLPFFPRLMSHLARFFTGIEIHPGAQIGQGVFIDHGMGVVIGETAIVGDYSLIYQGVTLGGTGKESGKRHPTLGENVVVGAGAKVLGNIAIGDNVRIGAGSVVLRDVPADFTVVGVPGRMVHPSGERVNPLEHGKLPDSEGKVIRLLLERIELLEQQVATLQQQQSEQAWESDYRSCSETDREPVLCRLGDREIEEFLGGTL from the coding sequence GTGCTGAATTCACTAATTGCTGACTTTAGGATTATTTTTGAGCGAGATCCCGCTGCCCGCAATTGGTTAGAGGTGCTGTTTTGTTATCCTGGCTTGCAAGCTTTACTAATACATAGATTTTCTCATCGTCTTTATACTCTCGGGCTACCTTTCTTTCCTCGCCTAATGTCCCACCTTGCCCGCTTTTTCACCGGCATTGAAATCCATCCAGGGGCCCAGATTGGCCAGGGCGTGTTCATTGACCATGGCATGGGGGTAGTGATCGGTGAAACGGCGATCGTGGGGGACTATTCTTTGATTTACCAAGGGGTAACTCTGGGGGGCACAGGAAAAGAAAGTGGCAAGCGTCACCCGACCCTGGGGGAAAATGTGGTGGTGGGAGCTGGTGCTAAGGTATTGGGTAACATTGCCATCGGTGATAATGTCCGCATTGGGGCGGGGTCAGTGGTGTTACGGGACGTGCCAGCAGATTTTACGGTGGTGGGGGTGCCAGGGCGCATGGTGCATCCTTCCGGGGAAAGGGTTAATCCTTTGGAACATGGTAAGTTACCAGATTCGGAGGGCAAAGTAATTCGCCTATTATTAGAAAGAATTGAATTACTAGAGCAACAGGTGGCCACCTTACAACAGCAACAATCGGAACAGGCCTGGGAATCGGATTATCGCTCCTGCTCTGAAACTGACCGGGAACCGGTGCTCTGTCGCCTTGGCGATCGCGAAATTGAAGAATTTTTGGGGGGCACCCTCTGA
- a CDS encoding photosystem II S4 domain protein, translating into MLPREALLKGAPDREAIARVIDQAEQALRTWEVVVSDFCAPPLIAEIQTRFDSLTELHFLPWGGYPQAERQRLAIARAEIPLETEQIPLTALDVAGNFLFDPASHRDFLGALLGTGLVREKVGDIILLGERGAQAIVVPEVAEFISLHLTQVRTVPVKAKAIALEELKIRPPKTKEMTTVEASLRLDAIASAGFGLSRSKMADAVTQGNVQVNWKPVTQSSYALKAGDLVTYRGKGRLEIGEITVTKKERYRIQLTRYL; encoded by the coding sequence ATGTTACCAAGAGAAGCTTTGTTAAAGGGGGCCCCAGACCGGGAGGCGATCGCCAGGGTAATTGACCAGGCGGAACAGGCCCTGCGTACCTGGGAAGTGGTGGTGTCTGATTTTTGTGCGCCGCCCCTGATTGCGGAAATTCAAACCCGTTTTGATTCCCTGACGGAATTACATTTTTTACCCTGGGGGGGCTATCCCCAAGCGGAACGGCAGAGACTGGCCATTGCTAGGGCAGAAATACCATTAGAAACGGAGCAGATACCCCTCACTGCATTGGATGTGGCGGGTAATTTTCTCTTTGACCCCGCTAGCCATCGGGACTTTTTGGGGGCTTTGTTGGGCACCGGGTTAGTAAGGGAAAAAGTGGGGGATATTATTCTGTTGGGAGAAAGGGGAGCCCAGGCGATCGTGGTGCCGGAGGTAGCGGAATTCATCAGTCTTCATTTAACCCAGGTGCGTACTGTACCAGTTAAAGCTAAGGCGATCGCCCTGGAAGAGTTAAAAATTCGCCCGCCTAAAACCAAAGAAATGACTACGGTGGAAGCTTCCCTGCGCTTAGATGCCATTGCTTCAGCAGGGTTTGGTTTGTCCCGCAGTAAAATGGCCGATGCGGTCACCCAGGGCAATGTGCAGGTCAATTGGAAGCCCGTCACCCAGTCGAGCTATGCCCTCAAAGCGGGAGATTTAGTCACCTATCGTGGGAAAGGTAGGCTAGAAATAGGCGAGATTACAGTCACCAAAAAGGAACGCTATCGCATCCAATTAACCCGATATCTTTAA
- a CDS encoding Uma2 family endonuclease, whose product MGWLINPKEQSIFVYQPGRSPEIFDETESKLLMPSFAQAIDLNLGEVFGWLIK is encoded by the coding sequence ATGGGTTGGTTGATTAATCCGAAAGAGCAATCTATCTTTGTTTATCAACCCGGCCGATCGCCAGAAATTTTCGACGAAACGGAGTCAAAGTTACTGATGCCAAGCTTTGCCCAGGCCATTGATTTAAATTTGGGAGAAGTATTTGGCTGGCTAATTAAGTAA
- a CDS encoding bifunctional pantoate--beta-alanine ligase/(d)CMP kinase has product MVQVFRTIAGLQTYLRQAGRGKTVGLVPTMGSLHAGHGSLLKRAVAEMDLVVLSIFVNPLQFGPGEDLEKYPRDFDGDRQWAESLGVAVIFAPTVTDLGIDAKGDQTTVLPPPAMTEVLCGAHRPGHFQGVATIVTKLFTIVCPDVAYFGAKDAQQLAIIRRLVQDLNLTVTIRSCATVREESGLAMSSRNQYLSPIEKEQATVLYRSLQAAQQRYRQGDRQVSALLTATQDVLDAEPSVQVQYLQLVEADTLQPITGTLPDQNPVLMAIAAYVGSTRLIDNLVLNHRLPIIAIDGPAGAGKSTVTRQVADGLGLTYLDTGAMYRALAWLILDQGIAPEDEPAVAELTSGAEIELMPRPAPQLTGVKVNGQDVSDAIRTPAVTQLVSTIAAQGAVRAKLLKLQRKYGDQGGIVAEGRDIGTQVFPNAELKIFLTASVQERARRRLKDFEAQGNQAVDLAQLEADIAHRDHLDSTRAIAPLQKAVDAVEIITDNLTIAEVVETIIELYKKYNKG; this is encoded by the coding sequence ATGGTGCAGGTTTTTCGCACAATCGCAGGGTTACAAACCTATCTCCGCCAAGCTGGTCGGGGCAAAACCGTGGGCTTAGTTCCTACCATGGGATCTCTCCACGCCGGCCATGGCAGTCTGCTCAAACGGGCGGTGGCGGAAATGGATTTAGTCGTGTTATCTATTTTCGTTAATCCCCTGCAATTTGGCCCCGGTGAAGATTTGGAAAAATATCCCCGGGACTTCGACGGCGATCGCCAATGGGCAGAATCTTTGGGGGTGGCGGTAATTTTTGCCCCGACGGTGACGGATTTGGGCATTGATGCCAAAGGAGATCAAACTACGGTACTGCCTCCTCCAGCCATGACGGAAGTTCTCTGCGGTGCCCATCGTCCCGGCCATTTCCAGGGGGTAGCTACTATCGTCACTAAATTGTTCACCATTGTTTGTCCCGATGTGGCTTATTTCGGTGCCAAAGATGCCCAACAATTGGCTATTATTCGTCGCCTAGTGCAGGACTTGAACTTAACTGTGACTATCCGCAGTTGTGCCACAGTGCGCGAGGAATCGGGTTTGGCCATGAGTTCCCGCAATCAATATTTAAGCCCGATAGAAAAGGAACAGGCTACGGTGCTATACCGCAGTTTGCAAGCCGCCCAACAGCGATATCGTCAAGGCGATCGCCAAGTTTCTGCTTTGTTGACCGCCACCCAGGACGTTTTGGACGCGGAACCGTCTGTCCAGGTGCAATATTTGCAATTGGTGGAAGCTGACACCCTGCAACCCATCACTGGAACATTACCGGACCAAAATCCTGTTTTAATGGCGATCGCCGCCTATGTGGGTAGTACCCGCTTAATTGATAATCTTGTGCTTAATCATCGACTGCCTATTATTGCCATTGATGGCCCCGCCGGAGCCGGAAAATCCACTGTTACCAGACAGGTGGCTGATGGCCTGGGTCTGACCTATTTAGACACCGGAGCCATGTATCGAGCTTTGGCTTGGCTGATTTTAGACCAGGGCATTGCTCCCGAGGATGAACCAGCGGTGGCGGAACTTACCAGTGGTGCGGAGATTGAACTAATGCCCCGTCCTGCCCCCCAATTGACCGGAGTTAAAGTTAATGGGCAAGATGTCAGTGATGCCATTCGCACCCCGGCGGTGACCCAATTGGTTTCCACCATTGCTGCCCAGGGAGCCGTTCGAGCCAAGTTACTAAAACTACAAAGGAAGTATGGCGACCAAGGAGGAATTGTGGCGGAAGGTCGGGACATTGGCACCCAGGTTTTTCCCAACGCGGAATTGAAAATTTTCCTCACCGCTTCAGTTCAGGAACGAGCCCGCCGTCGCCTCAAGGATTTTGAAGCTCAGGGTAATCAAGCAGTGGATTTAGCCCAATTGGAAGCGGACATTGCCCACCGGGATCATCTTGATAGCACTAGGGCGATCGCTCCTTTGCAGAAGGCAGTGGATGCAGTGGAAATTATTACCGATAACCTCACCATTGCCGAGGTGGTGGAGACTATTATTGAACTTTATAAAAAATACAATAAGGGGTAA
- a CDS encoding tetratricopeptide repeat protein: MPSHPSRSTVFNPLECRPDSYKGWYQQGNTLWQQGKYNDALLSYERALEYYPGDYWAWYKRGITLEHLGRYRDAAESYDNACQIQPENYWAWYDQGCVYLNEIDDFAQAIPCFQRALDYLPKDYWATYRLGESYRLSGQYEAAIASFRQTLTIRQDDFWSWYRQADCFRRWGHYAEALQCYKKSLEIRPNDYWAWFRQGELWQQIYRYGRAIACYHRALDVEVDDDYSWYEIALCQVLQKNYSDAVYALGKVLEWYPGTYLSLIEGEPAFVDLQPLPSYQALLQAARQTAMEPVFD; encoded by the coding sequence ATGCCCTCCCACCCATCCCGCAGTACTGTTTTTAATCCCCTAGAGTGCCGCCCTGATAGTTACAAAGGCTGGTACCAACAGGGCAATACCCTCTGGCAACAGGGGAAATACAATGATGCCCTCCTCAGTTATGAACGGGCTTTGGAGTATTATCCTGGGGATTATTGGGCTTGGTACAAAAGGGGCATTACCCTGGAGCATTTGGGGCGTTACAGAGATGCGGCAGAAAGTTATGACAACGCCTGCCAAATCCAACCGGAAAACTACTGGGCTTGGTACGACCAGGGTTGTGTGTACCTCAATGAAATTGATGATTTTGCCCAGGCTATCCCTTGTTTTCAACGGGCTTTAGATTATTTACCTAAAGATTATTGGGCCACCTATCGTCTGGGGGAATCTTACCGACTCTCTGGCCAGTACGAAGCGGCGATCGCCAGTTTTCGGCAGACGTTAACCATTCGCCAGGACGATTTTTGGTCTTGGTACCGCCAGGCGGACTGTTTTCGCCGTTGGGGCCATTACGCTGAAGCTTTGCAATGCTATAAAAAATCCCTGGAAATCCGTCCCAATGATTACTGGGCCTGGTTTCGACAAGGGGAACTATGGCAACAAATCTACCGTTATGGAAGGGCGATCGCCTGCTACCACAGGGCGTTGGATGTGGAAGTGGATGACGACTATAGCTGGTATGAAATTGCCCTTTGCCAAGTACTACAAAAAAATTACTCAGATGCAGTTTATGCCCTGGGAAAGGTGTTGGAATGGTATCCAGGCACCTACCTAAGTTTGATTGAAGGGGAACCAGCTTTTGTTGACCTCCAGCCCCTGCCCAGTTACCAAGCTTTACTCCAGGCGGCTAGGCAAACTGCGATGGAACCGGTTTTTGACTGA
- a CDS encoding A-adding tRNA nucleotidyltransferase, translating to MDLILCHQTADFDVLGAAVGLAKLHPGSRIVLTGGSHPTVRQFLALHRNEFPLIELRSVNPDKIRSLYIVDNQQGDRLGKAADWLTLPHLRQVAIYDHHLNSPRDIEADIWELEAVGASTTLIVEKLQRADISLSMVEASVMALGIHVDTGSLTFTQTTVRDVKALAWLMEQGANLRLIAEYADPGFPPPLQFLFAEAMQNLHKEMVRGYWLGSVLLTTENFVPGLSHLTERLLSLTECDALLLGHVYDKGKDKTKNDEQREKTGVISNQRFSLIGRTRIPDTDLTQLLEPYGGGGHAQAAAVNLRDVEPTTVMAEIYQALQRQIPKPLLARDFMSSPVRTIRPHTTIEQAQRVLFRYGHSGLTVVNQEEKLVGIISRRDLDLALHHGFSHAPVKGYMTRNVKTIAPDTPLPRIEAIMVADDVGRLPVMDQEKLVGIVTRTDVLRQLLQDKQEQSGRFGAPRSGSLRDRPTTPNQNFGQGSLLQLLKTHLPPATWQLLTTAAQQAQTRGWHLYLVGGAVRDLWLRHSQGAEKHQNITFQDIDLVVDGFHATADVGAGVELAQALQGDYPGARLSVHGEFQTAALLWHKDPQLDTLWVDIATARTEFYPYPAANPEVEASSIRQDLYRRDFTINALSIRLTNPNPGKLLDFFGGMNDLQSQQVRVLHANSFIEDPTRIYRAVRFVVRLGFELEPQTETYIRYAIASGVYERWRLTEHPTPALTTRLKAELSIILKAPYWKGALTLLADLDALKCLHAELKLTEQLWWQVRYLSRWLRWFDPERNLEHWLLRLGILLGALPPQEREKIAAGLQLPKATIDGLTNLETIETAIAKGLNSPASPKSSPKSSVIYQTLKDYDRFSLFLVAARGNKLLRKQIWFYFSQLCQVSPFLTGHDLKALGYKPGPQFKQILTDLLNACLDGELGDRQQEEAWLRTHYPLPNKV from the coding sequence ATGGATTTAATTCTTTGCCATCAAACGGCGGACTTTGATGTGTTAGGGGCGGCGGTGGGGCTAGCCAAACTCCATCCCGGCAGTCGCATTGTCTTGACTGGTGGTTCCCATCCCACAGTGCGGCAATTTTTAGCACTCCATCGTAACGAATTTCCCCTCATTGAACTGCGGAGCGTCAACCCCGACAAAATTCGTTCCCTCTACATTGTCGATAATCAACAAGGTGATCGCCTGGGCAAAGCAGCGGACTGGTTAACGTTGCCCCATCTGCGACAGGTTGCCATTTATGACCATCATCTCAACAGTCCTAGGGATATCGAAGCGGATATTTGGGAGCTGGAAGCGGTGGGGGCCAGTACAACTTTAATTGTGGAGAAATTACAACGGGCTGATATAAGTCTTTCCATGGTGGAAGCGTCGGTAATGGCCCTGGGTATCCATGTGGACACCGGCAGTTTGACCTTTACCCAAACCACAGTGCGGGATGTAAAAGCCCTAGCTTGGTTAATGGAACAGGGAGCTAATTTACGTTTGATTGCGGAATACGCTGACCCAGGCTTTCCCCCACCTCTGCAATTTTTGTTTGCGGAAGCGATGCAAAATCTCCACAAGGAAATGGTGCGGGGCTATTGGCTCGGTTCAGTGCTCTTAACCACGGAAAATTTTGTGCCGGGCCTGTCCCATTTGACGGAAAGATTATTATCTCTGACAGAATGTGATGCCCTACTACTGGGTCATGTTTACGACAAAGGCAAAGATAAAACCAAAAACGATGAACAGCGAGAAAAAACCGGAGTAATTAGTAACCAACGCTTTTCCCTCATTGGCCGTACCCGTATTCCCGATACGGATTTAACCCAATTGTTGGAACCCTATGGCGGCGGGGGCCATGCCCAGGCGGCAGCGGTTAATTTGCGGGATGTTGAGCCAACCACCGTAATGGCAGAAATCTACCAAGCTTTACAAAGACAAATTCCCAAACCCCTATTGGCTAGGGATTTTATGTCTTCTCCGGTGCGGACCATTCGACCACACACCACCATTGAACAGGCCCAACGGGTTTTGTTTCGTTACGGCCATTCTGGTTTGACAGTGGTGAATCAAGAAGAAAAATTGGTGGGCATTATTTCCCGTCGGGATTTGGATTTAGCCCTGCACCACGGTTTCAGCCATGCCCCGGTAAAAGGTTACATGACCCGCAACGTTAAAACCATTGCCCCTGACACCCCCTTACCCCGCATTGAAGCGATTATGGTGGCCGATGACGTGGGTCGCTTGCCTGTTATGGACCAGGAAAAATTAGTGGGCATTGTGACCCGGACCGATGTGTTACGGCAATTATTGCAGGATAAACAAGAACAATCGGGACGGTTTGGCGCACCGCGCAGCGGATCTCTGCGAGATCGCCCGACCACTCCTAATCAGAATTTTGGCCAGGGTAGCCTACTGCAACTGCTAAAAACCCATTTACCACCGGCCACTTGGCAATTATTAACTACGGCCGCTCAACAGGCCCAGACTAGGGGTTGGCATTTATATCTGGTGGGGGGAGCTGTGCGCGATTTGTGGCTCCGCCATTCCCAGGGGGCAGAAAAACATCAAAACATTACTTTTCAAGATATTGATTTGGTGGTGGATGGCTTCCATGCCACGGCGGATGTGGGGGCTGGGGTTGAGTTAGCCCAAGCTTTGCAGGGGGACTATCCCGGCGCGAGGTTATCGGTCCATGGGGAATTCCAAACGGCGGCGTTGCTCTGGCATAAAGATCCCCAGCTAGATACCCTGTGGGTAGACATTGCCACTGCCCGCACAGAGTTTTATCCCTATCCAGCGGCGAACCCAGAAGTGGAAGCTAGTTCCATTCGCCAGGATTTATACCGGCGGGACTTTACCATTAACGCCCTTTCCATCCGCTTAACCAATCCCAATCCGGGCAAATTGTTAGACTTTTTTGGCGGCATGAATGACCTGCAAAGCCAACAGGTGAGGGTATTACACGCCAATAGTTTCATTGAAGACCCCACCCGCATTTACCGAGCAGTGCGGTTTGTGGTGCGCCTCGGCTTTGAACTGGAACCCCAGACGGAAACCTATATCCGCTATGCGATCGCCAGTGGAGTCTATGAACGTTGGCGGCTAACGGAGCATCCCACTCCGGCCCTAACTACCCGTTTAAAGGCGGAGCTTTCTATTATTCTCAAAGCCCCCTATTGGAAAGGGGCATTGACGTTACTGGCGGATTTAGATGCGCTTAAATGTCTTCATGCAGAGCTAAAGCTAACAGAGCAATTATGGTGGCAAGTACGTTATCTCTCCCGCTGGTTACGCTGGTTTGACCCGGAGCGAAACCTAGAACATTGGTTACTGCGCCTAGGTATTTTATTGGGGGCTTTACCACCCCAGGAAAGGGAAAAAATTGCGGCGGGCTTACAGTTACCCAAGGCCACCATTGACGGATTAACTAACTTAGAAACCATCGAAACGGCGATCGCCAAGGGTTTAAATTCCCCAGCATCTCCAAAGTCCAGTCCAAAGTCCAGCGTCATTTACCAAACATTGAAGGATTATGACCGCTTCAGTTTATTCCTGGTGGCCGCCAGGGGAAATAAGCTGTTGAGAAAGCAAATTTGGTTTTATTTCAGCCAGCTATGCCAAGTGTCGCCATTTTTAACTGGCCACGACCTCAAAGCGCTGGGTTATAAACCGGGGCCCCAATTTAAGCAAATTTTGACTGATTTATTAAACGCTTGCCTAGACGGAGAATTAGGCGATCGCCAACAGGAAGAAGCTTGGCTAAGAACCCATTATCCTTTACCGAACAAAGTTTAG
- a CDS encoding ABC transporter permease encodes MTQSIILAELSSWLRRSGQAILLLGNTSFQLFTGKIDGRNTTQQLMFVGPASLPITLITAAVIGMIFTIQVAREFLAFGAGSAVGGILMLALGRELCPIMTAVVVAGRVGSAFAAEIGTMRVTEQIDALYMLNTNPVEYLVIPRLLACCIMVPTLSVLALVTGMMGGAVISSNVYGIANQVFFESIQTFVTPWDIFCGPVKGIVFGVLIAIIGCNWGLTTRGGAKGVGESTTAAVVTSLLAIFVSNFLMSWIMFQGSGSGAVLMGN; translated from the coding sequence ATGACCCAATCAATTATCTTGGCAGAATTAAGCTCCTGGCTCCGGCGATCGGGACAAGCAATTTTATTGTTGGGCAACACTTCCTTTCAGCTTTTTACCGGCAAAATTGATGGGCGCAACACCACTCAACAATTGATGTTTGTTGGCCCCGCTTCCCTCCCCATTACCCTAATTACCGCCGCTGTCATTGGCATGATTTTCACCATCCAGGTAGCAAGGGAATTTTTAGCTTTTGGAGCAGGCAGTGCTGTGGGGGGGATTTTAATGTTGGCCCTGGGCCGAGAACTATGCCCGATCATGACAGCCGTGGTGGTGGCCGGGCGGGTTGGGTCAGCCTTTGCCGCCGAAATAGGTACTATGCGGGTGACAGAACAAATTGATGCCCTCTATATGCTCAACACTAACCCGGTGGAATATTTAGTCATTCCTCGACTGTTGGCCTGTTGCATTATGGTGCCCACTTTGAGTGTGCTGGCTTTAGTAACCGGCATGATGGGGGGAGCGGTAATTTCCAGCAATGTTTATGGCATTGCCAACCAGGTATTTTTTGAATCCATACAGACCTTTGTTACCCCCTGGGACATATTCTGCGGCCCCGTCAAGGGCATTGTGTTTGGAGTTTTAATCGCCATCATTGGTTGTAACTGGGGCCTGACTACTAGGGGCGGAGCCAAAGGAGTGGGGGAATCCACCACCGCCGCAGTGGTAACTTCTCTGTTGGCAATTTTTGTGAGTAACTTTCTGATGTCTTGGATTATGTTCCAGGGCAGTGGTTCTGGTGCTGTGCTAATGGGGAATTAA
- a CDS encoding Uma2 family endonuclease, producing the protein MLKVGNTNLTLTEFLALPEEKPPLEYRDGQVSAKPMPKGKHSTLQTALSFAINMALKKEKIAWAFTELRCSFENRSIVPDIAVFTWENIPCDQDGEIADNFYLPPNWMIEILSPEQSQKK; encoded by the coding sequence ATGCTGAAAGTAGGAAACACAAACCTAACCCTGACTGAGTTTCTAGCCTTACCGGAAGAGAAGCCGCCCCTAGAGTATCGAGATGGGCAAGTTAGTGCCAAACCTATGCCAAAAGGAAAACACAGTACTTTACAAACTGCATTGTCATTTGCCATTAACATGGCCTTGAAAAAGGAAAAAATTGCTTGGGCATTCACAGAGTTGCGTTGCAGTTTTGAAAATCGGTCTATTGTTCCTGATATTGCGGTTTTTACTTGGGAAAATATTCCCTGTGATCAAGATGGAGAAATTGCCGACAACTTTTACCTCCCGCCTAATTGGATGATTGAAATATTGTCTCCTGAGCAAAGTCAAAAAAAATAG